A genome region from Erigeron canadensis isolate Cc75 chromosome 3, C_canadensis_v1, whole genome shotgun sequence includes the following:
- the LOC122591415 gene encoding ATP-dependent DNA helicase PIF1-like, whose amino-acid sequence MVRNYDLKIFCHSDSAVTYVTWLDELLIFHKIKEFAEWILKVGNGELCEPNDGEADIPIPKDLLIESEQDPVSDIINYVYPDYIARLYEKNYFEDRAILAPTLETVNLINDRMLNTLPGNERVYLSSDTICQADLNPNISPELYSPDFLNRIKISGLPNHNLTLREGALVMLLRNVDQQQGLCNGTRLQVKRLCEHVIEAIVISGSHVGHITYIPRMKLTSSNKKLPFQFQRRQFPLSVCFAIPINKSQGQSLGRVGLYLPKPVFTHGQLYVALSRVKSRQGLKVLICDQQGHPTNHTTNVVYKEVLQGL is encoded by the exons ATGGTGAGAAACTATGATCTTAAAATTTTTTGCCATAGTGATTCTGCTGTAACTTATGTTACATGGTTAGATGAGTTGCTTATATTTCATAAA ATCAAAGAGTTTGCTGAGTGGATTCTTAAAGTTGGAAATGGTGAACTTTGCGAACCTAATGATGGCGAGGCTGACATACCCATACCAAAAGACCTTCTTATTGAATCTGAGCAAGACCCGGTAAGCGACATTATCAACTATGTCTATCCAGATTACATTGCTCGACTGTATGAGAAGAACTACTTTGAAGACAGAGCAATACTTGCACCGACACTTGAAACTGTGAACCTCATTAATGATAGAATGTTGAATACTCTTCCTGGTAACGAGAGGGTTTACCTAAGTTCTGATACTATTTGCCAAGCTGatttaaatccaaatattaGCCCAGAATTATATTCTCCAGACTTTCTAAACCGAATAAAGATTTCTGGTCTTCCGAATCATAATCTAACTCTGAGAGAAGGTGCTCTTGTCATGTTGCTTAGAAATGTTGATCAGCAACAAGGTCTTTGCAATGGTACTCGATTGCAGGTAAAACGTCTATGTGAACATGTTATTGAGGCAATTGTTATTTCTGGAAGTCACGTTGGTCATATCACATATATCCCCCGTATGAAATTGACAAGTTCTAATAAGAAACTGCCTTTCCAATTTCAGCGACGACAATTCCCACTTTCCGTTTGTTTTGCGATACCTATCAACAAAAGTCAGGGACAATCGTTGGGGAGGGTTGGCCTCTATCTACCCAAGCCGGTATTCACGCATGGACAACTTTACGTTGCATTGTCGAGGGTCAAAAGTAGACAAGGACTGAAGGTGCTTATTTGTGATCAACAAGGCCATCCAACAAACCATACGACAAATGTTGTATACAAAGAAGTTCTTCAGGGCCTCTGA